TGGGCTGCTCGACCAAGGGATTCACCAAGATCGAGTACAGCGATCACTGAGCCGCGGTATGCCATTCATTTATCATTTAGTGCGGCCAACTATCTGCGCATGACCACTACTGGCTCCATGACTGGCTATCCATTTGGAGCAATGGAACTCCTAGTTTGATCAAAGTGTTAGGGATAGCAGGCCATCTGGAAACTAACACCATTGTTACCAATTGATTTACAACTGTTGCAATGATacttaaaaacatttatttcatTCCCTTGCATCATCTGAAACAAACCACTCACTCATCTCGAATAACAAATCCTTGTTTCGTGTAAATACTAGACACTCCATTCCAAATAAAACTCCATAGCTATGGTATGTAAACTGAAATGCGTTTAATGGCTTAACTACTAATTCCACTTATGATATTAACAAGCGGACTTTTCGAGGGTGTAAATCAGAAGGCGAACAAAAAAGGGACAAATGAGAGGTGCAGGCAGCACCTACAGGGTCTCCAGACCGGGCAGCGGGAACTTCCTGCTGAACTGGGCCACGTTCTTGCGGATCTCTTCCACCTGGCCCTTGAGCTCCACATTCTCGGCCAGCGTCTTGTGGTAATCGGTAATCTTGGGACTGCCGGCCTGCTTGGCTGCCTGGACGCCCACCTTCAGGGCAGCATCGATGAGGGCCACCACCTGCTCGATGTCCTGCTCGGCGAGGCCGCGAGTGGTCAGGGCAGGTGTGCCCAGCCGGATGCCCGAGGGATTCAAGGCGGACTTGTCGCCGGGCACAGTGTTCTTGTTGCAGGCGATGCCCACCTCCTCGAGGATGTACTCGGCCTTGGCACCGGTCAGACCAGCCTTGCGCACATCGACCAACACCAAATGGACGTCGGTGCCGCCGGTGGCCACCTGATAGCCTCGCGAGATGAGGCCATCGCACAGGACCTTGGCATTCTTGAGCACCTGCGTCTGGTATGCCTTGAATTCGGCACTCTTGGCCTGCTTGAAGGCGGTGGCAATGCCAGCGACGGCGTTGTTGTGCGGACCACCCTGGAGTGATGGGAACACCGCCTGGTTGATGCGCTCCTCCAGATCGTAGAGTACCTTGTCTCCATTGGCCTTGGTGCTGCGCACGCCCTTGCGGAAGAAGATCACGCCGGCGCGCGGACCTCGCAGCGTCTTGTGCGTGGTGGTGGTCACAATGTCGGCCCACTCGAACGGCGATGGTATCAATCCGGCGGCCACAATGCCCGCCACATGGGCCATGTCGGCCATCAGGTAGGCGCCCACATCATCGCAAATCTGACGGAAACGGGCGTAGTCCAGCAAACGGGAGTAACACGAGATGCCGGCAATGATGATCTGCGGACGGAAGTTCTTGGCCGCCTCAGCCAACTTGTCGTAGTCGATGATGCCCGTCTCCGGGTTCACTTTGTACGGCATGCTTTCGAAGAAGATCGATGTGGCCGATATCTTCTTGGTGGGCGTGAAGAAACCGTGCGTCAAGTGGCCGCCATCGGGCAGATCCAGGCCCATGATGCGATCGTGGGGCCGGCAGACGCCCGTGTAGACAGCCAGATTGGCCGGGGATCCGGAGTAAGGCTGCACATTCACACCCCACTTCTCATCGTCCAGGTTGAACAGCTCGCGTCCGCGTTTCTGGGCGAGCAGCTCAATGCGGTCGATGTACTCGTTGCCACCGTAGTACCTGCAAGTCAAAGGGATGACCAGGATTTGAGCAGGATCATCAGGGATTCATGTGGCATAGAGCCAATAAGGTGATCTCTACCAGTAAGTATGAGATCAGAACTGGTATAGAATCATTTAAAGATTCGTTCA
The Drosophila mauritiana strain mau12 chromosome X, ASM438214v1, whole genome shotgun sequence DNA segment above includes these coding regions:
- the LOC117148834 gene encoding serine hydroxymethyltransferase, cytosolic; translated protein: MQRARSTLSQKLRFCLSRDLNTKGANPVNFDTRKLSGALTHVADKKQPSPPSPFLPAIRRYSDSKQSTLKNMADQKMLQTPLAQGDPELAELIKKEKERQREGLEMIASENFTSVAVLESLSSCLTNKYSEGYPGKRYYGGNEYIDRIELLAQKRGRELFNLDDEKWGVNVQPYSGSPANLAVYTGVCRPHDRIMGLDLPDGGHLTHGFFTPTKKISATSIFFESMPYKVNPETGIIDYDKLAEAAKNFRPQIIIAGISCYSRLLDYARFRQICDDVGAYLMADMAHVAGIVAAGLIPSPFEWADIVTTTTHKTLRGPRAGVIFFRKGVRSTKANGDKVLYDLEERINQAVFPSLQGGPHNNAVAGIATAFKQAKSAEFKAYQTQVLKNAKVLCDGLISRGYQVATGGTDVHLVLVDVRKAGLTGAKAEYILEEVGIACNKNTVPGDKSALNPSGIRLGTPALTTRGLAEQDIEQVVALIDAALKVGVQAAKQAGSPKITDYHKTLAENVELKGQVEEIRKNVAQFSRKFPLPGLETL